The Parambassis ranga chromosome 1, fParRan2.1, whole genome shotgun sequence genome includes a region encoding these proteins:
- the krt97 gene encoding keratin 97 — translation MSSAVRSGLSSLSMYSASTPAASRRGTSVYGGAGGRNVRVSYASNGLGSGFDLSSALQGGSDSSFSVSGNEKGTMQNLNDRLAAYLQKVRSLEAANAQLERQIREWYEKKTPSVKDYSKYWVIIEDLRKKIGVATQDNARLMLQIDNARLAAEDFRIKFENEMAARMSVESDIAGLRKVLDELTMTRSDLEMQVEGLKEELVYLKKNHEEELAALRSQVTTSSVNVEVDAKPQEDLSRILDDVRAQYEGVAEKNRREMEAWYKVKFDELNKQVVTSTETLQSSKSEISELRRTLQALQIELQSQHSLKSALEGTLAETESRYSQQLRQLQAMVDSLENELSQMRADIERQAYDYQTLLDIKTRLELEIAEYRRLLDGEEVKKEVIVKEVKVEKREPVKTQRTKVVIEEIIDGKVVSRTEDVNTEVLKK, via the exons ATGAGCTCCGCGGTCCGCTCTGGATTATCCTCTCTGTCCATGTACTCCGCGTCCACACCCGCGGCCTCCCGCCGCGGTACGAGCGTCTACGGCGGCGCAGGTGGAAGAAACGTCCGGGTGTCGTACGCCTCCAACGGCTTGGGCTCCGGCTTCGACCTGTCATCGGCGCTCCAAGGTGGAAGCGACAGCAGCTTCTCCGTGTCAGGCAACGAGAAGGGGACCATGCAGAACCTCAACGACCGCCTGGCAGCGTACCTGCAAAAGGTGCGCTCTCTGGAGGCCGCCAATGCGCAGCTGGAGCGTCAAATCCGGGAGTGGTACGAGAAGAAGACCCCCTCTGTGAAGGACTACAGCAAGTACTGGGTCATCATTGAAGACCTGCGCAAGAAG ATCGGCGTCGCCACGCAGGACAATGCCAGGCTCATGCTGCAGATTGACAACGCCAGGCTGGCAGCAGAGGACTTCAGAATCAA GTTTGAGAACGAGATGGCAGCGCGCATGTCGGTGGAGTCAGACATCGCCGGGCTGCGCAAGGTCCTGGACGAGCTGACCATGACCCGGTCTGACCTGGAGATGCAGGTGGAGGGCCTGAAGGAGGAGCTGGTCTACCTGAAGAAGAACCACGAGGAG GAACTTGCAGCTCTGCGTAGCCAAGTGACCACCAGCTCTGTGAACGTAGAGGTGGATGCCAAACCTCAGGAGGACCTGAGCAGGATCCTGGACGACGTCAGAGCTCAGTATGAGGGCGTGGCTGAAAAGAACCGCCGGGAAATGGAGGCCTGGTACAAGGTCAAG TTTGATGAGCTGAACAAGCAGGTGGTCACCAGCACAGAGACTCTTCAGTCCTCCAAAAGTGAGATCAGCGAGCTCAGGAGGACCCTGCAGGCCCTGCAGATCGAGCTGCAGTCCCAGCACAGCTTG AAATCTGCCTTGGAGGGTACGCTGGCGGAGACGGAGTCCCGCTACAGCCAGCAGCTGCGCCAGCTCCAGGCCATGGTGGACAGTCTGGAGAACGAGCTCAGCCAGATGAGGGCGGACATCGAGAGGCAGGCCTACGACTACCAGACGCTGCTCGACATCAAAACCAGGCTGGAGCTGGAGATCGCAGAGTACAGAAGACTGCTGGACGGAGAGGAAGTGAA GAAAGAAGTCATAGTCAAAGAGGTGAAAGTGGAAAAAC GTGAACCAGTCAAAACACAGAGGACAAAGGTGGTGATCGAGGAGATCATCGATGGGAAGGTGGTGTCTCGTACAGAGGACGTGAACACAGAGGTCTTAAAAAAGTAG